From Stenotrophomonas maltophilia, a single genomic window includes:
- a CDS encoding response regulator, which yields MGERAMATDAYSQGRLGSLLVMEDDPDLSGMLKEILAMQGYEVDVVASAADAFDRIEAKAFHAAILDIQTQDGASMSVADYLLSHRIPYMFASGVPNPQLPDAHQWATFLPKPYRIKELMSALDRTRQIGIPV from the coding sequence GTGGGAGAACGCGCGATGGCTACGGATGCATACAGCCAGGGTCGGCTCGGCTCGTTGTTGGTCATGGAAGATGATCCTGACCTCTCAGGGATGTTGAAGGAAATCCTGGCGATGCAGGGTTACGAGGTCGATGTGGTCGCCTCCGCTGCCGATGCATTCGACCGCATAGAGGCGAAAGCATTTCACGCGGCGATCTTAGACATCCAGACGCAGGACGGAGCATCAATGTCCGTCGCCGATTACCTGCTGTCGCACCGAATTCCCTACATGTTCGCGTCCGGGGTGCCGAACCCGCAGCTCCCTGACGCTCACCAGTGGGCGACCTTTCTCCCGAAGCCGTACCGCATCAAAGAACTCATGAGCGCCCTTGATAGGACTCGCCAAATCGGCATTCCTGTTTAG
- a CDS encoding lysozyme encodes MKSEGLRLVAYLCPADKWTIGYGHTGSDVKPGLRITEERAVELLEADLSKAATVVRRYVRVPLSAPQEAALIDFVFNLGEGNFASSTLLRVLNAGDYAAVPAQLRRWTKGRVKGVLTDLPGLIDRREAEVKLWNSK; translated from the coding sequence ATGAAGTCGGAGGGTCTGCGCCTGGTGGCCTACCTGTGCCCCGCAGACAAGTGGACCATCGGCTACGGCCACACCGGCAGTGACGTGAAGCCTGGCCTCCGCATCACCGAGGAACGCGCTGTGGAGCTGCTGGAGGCTGACCTCTCCAAGGCCGCTACGGTCGTCCGTCGATACGTGCGCGTGCCCCTCAGCGCGCCGCAGGAAGCCGCCCTGATCGACTTCGTGTTCAACCTCGGCGAGGGCAACTTCGCCAGCTCCACCCTGCTCCGCGTGCTCAACGCGGGCGACTACGCGGCGGTGCCCGCACAGCTCCGCCGATGGACCAAGGGTCGCGTCAAGGGCGTGCTGACGGACCTGCCCGGCCTCATCGACCGCCGCGAGGCGGAAGTCAAACTCTGGAACTCCAAGTGA